In a genomic window of Streptomyces sp. NBC_00525:
- a CDS encoding ABC transporter substrate-binding protein, with protein sequence MSYRRRGTAAVALAVAAALSLAACGADSSGDDQGSSARGTKDSKSVAKGGKDFGDAAEKTAALGTDAQPGEWPRTVKHAMGSTEIKAQPQRVVVLDVGELDNVVSLGVKPVGLAPTEGSPELPSYLKKDAGTPKNVGTINSLNLEAIAALKPDLILGSQLRAANSYDELSQIAPTVFSIRPGFTWKENYLLNAAALDKTSQAEANLAAYKKKAEALGEKLGADKPTVSMVRYLPDGLIRLYANASFIGTILKDVGIPRPANQDIPDLAAEVSAENIDQADADYIFTGVYGDAKATDKSKAQSNPLWKNLKAVKDGHAFDVPDETWYLGLGVTAAEAVLDDLQKHLTA encoded by the coding sequence ATGTCATATCGGCGCCGTGGTACCGCCGCAGTAGCCCTCGCCGTCGCTGCCGCACTCTCCCTCGCCGCGTGCGGCGCCGATTCCTCCGGGGACGACCAGGGCTCGTCCGCCCGGGGGACGAAGGACTCCAAGTCCGTCGCCAAGGGCGGCAAGGACTTCGGCGACGCCGCCGAGAAGACCGCCGCGCTCGGCACCGACGCCCAGCCCGGCGAGTGGCCCCGTACGGTCAAGCACGCCATGGGCAGCACCGAGATCAAGGCGCAGCCCCAGCGGGTCGTCGTCCTCGACGTCGGCGAGCTCGACAACGTCGTTTCGCTCGGCGTGAAGCCGGTCGGCCTCGCCCCGACCGAGGGCTCGCCGGAGCTCCCCTCGTACCTCAAGAAGGACGCGGGCACCCCCAAGAACGTCGGCACCATCAACAGCCTCAACCTGGAGGCGATCGCCGCGCTCAAGCCCGACCTGATCCTGGGCAGCCAGCTGCGCGCCGCCAACTCCTACGACGAGCTGTCGCAGATCGCGCCCACCGTCTTCTCCATCCGCCCCGGCTTCACCTGGAAGGAGAACTACCTCCTCAACGCCGCCGCGCTGGACAAGACCTCCCAGGCCGAGGCCAACCTCGCCGCGTACAAGAAGAAGGCCGAGGCCCTCGGCGAGAAGCTCGGGGCCGACAAGCCGACCGTGTCGATGGTCCGCTACCTGCCCGACGGGCTGATCCGCCTCTACGCCAACGCCTCCTTCATCGGCACCATCCTCAAGGACGTCGGCATCCCGCGCCCCGCGAACCAGGACATCCCCGACCTGGCCGCCGAGGTCAGCGCCGAGAACATCGACCAGGCCGACGCCGACTACATCTTCACCGGCGTCTACGGCGACGCGAAGGCCACCGACAAGAGCAAGGCCCAGTCCAACCCGCTGTGGAAGAACCTCAAGGCGGTCAAGGACGGGCACGCCTTCGACGTCCCCGACGAGACCTGGTACCTGGGCCTCGGCGTCACCGCAGCCGAAGCGGTCCTCGACGACCTCCAGAAGCACCTGACGGCCTGA